The Streptomyces sp. NBC_01255 genome window below encodes:
- a CDS encoding (2Fe-2S)-binding protein, with product MSGGFGGASAIGRRRFLVVSTSAVGLTLPVPRSASGASPGPVPASSATTSTVGLTVNGVRRSAVVDNRTSLLDLLREHLGLPGTKKGCDQGACGACTVLVDDRRVNSCLTFAVMHDGAHVTTIEGLSRGGELHPLQQAFIDHDGLQCGYCTPGQIVSGVACIAEGHARSREEIREWMSGNLCRCGAYTNIVTAIEQTAKGV from the coding sequence ATGTCAGGTGGGTTCGGTGGAGCGTCCGCCATCGGACGGCGGCGTTTCCTGGTGGTGTCGACGTCTGCCGTGGGGTTGACCCTTCCGGTTCCCCGGTCCGCGTCCGGTGCTTCCCCCGGCCCGGTCCCGGCGAGCTCCGCCACGACGTCGACGGTCGGGCTCACCGTCAACGGGGTACGGCGGTCAGCGGTGGTGGACAACAGAACGTCGCTGCTCGACCTTCTCCGGGAGCACCTGGGGCTGCCCGGTACGAAGAAGGGCTGCGACCAGGGAGCCTGCGGGGCGTGCACGGTCCTGGTGGACGACCGCCGCGTGAACTCCTGCCTCACATTCGCCGTCATGCACGACGGCGCGCACGTCACCACGATCGAGGGACTCTCGCGCGGCGGCGAGCTGCATCCCCTCCAGCAGGCGTTCATCGACCACGACGGGCTGCAGTGCGGGTACTGCACGCCGGGCCAGATCGTCTCGGGGGTGGCCTGCATCGCGGAAGGGCACGCCCGCTCCCGGGAGGAGATCCGCGAGTGGATGAGCGGCAACCTCTGCCGCTGCGGCGCGTACACGAACATCGTCACGGCGATCGAGCAGACGGCGAAGGGTGTGTGA
- a CDS encoding FAD:protein FMN transferase, with product MNRVEHVMGLPVSLRIDDAYVPEGAADAVFAWLREVDARFSPFKPGSEVSRLNRGELGTADVSADLAHVLELCEEYRRASGGAFDVRLPGRGLDPCAVVKGWSVQRAAELLTAAGVRKFCLTAGGDIVAAGGPWRVGIRHPGDAGRVCAVLELTDAAVATSGNYERGAHILDARTGLPATGLLSVTVVAPTLTEADATATAAFALGAEGVAWAAGRPDCEVFAVDAARKVLRTPGLPTPRTPVGGAA from the coding sequence GTGAACCGGGTCGAGCACGTCATGGGCCTGCCGGTCTCCCTGCGCATCGACGACGCGTACGTCCCCGAGGGGGCCGCGGACGCGGTCTTCGCCTGGCTGCGCGAAGTCGACGCGCGGTTCAGTCCGTTCAAGCCCGGCAGCGAGGTGTCCCGCCTGAACCGGGGCGAGCTGGGCACCGCCGATGTCAGCGCGGACCTCGCCCATGTCCTGGAGCTGTGCGAGGAGTACCGCAGAGCGAGTGGCGGCGCCTTCGACGTACGGCTGCCGGGCCGGGGGCTCGACCCGTGCGCCGTCGTCAAGGGCTGGTCGGTGCAGCGCGCCGCGGAGCTGCTCACGGCGGCCGGGGTGCGGAAGTTCTGCCTGACCGCCGGCGGCGACATCGTTGCCGCCGGCGGCCCCTGGAGGGTGGGCATTCGCCACCCCGGGGACGCGGGCCGGGTCTGCGCGGTCCTGGAGCTGACCGACGCGGCGGTCGCCACCTCCGGAAACTACGAGCGAGGCGCCCACATCCTCGACGCCCGGACCGGTCTCCCCGCCACCGGTCTGCTCTCCGTCACCGTCGTCGCGCCGACGCTCACGGAGGCGGACGCGACGGCGACGGCGGCGTTCGCGCTGGGCGCGGAGGGTGTCGCGTGGGCGGCCGGGCGGCCGGACTGCGAGGTGTTCGCCGTCGACGCGGCCCGGAAGGTCCTGCGCACGCCGGGGCTGCCCACGCCGCGCACCCCCGTGGGCGGCGCCGCCTGA
- a CDS encoding sensor histidine kinase, producing MSARLRDTYGRLRLGTRLALGLGVLSLVAFAVLGTALTAYMRDYLGHQQVAQLKLVQNIQAKDAAQHGTVKRQPYYGWYTAVYDVRDGTAALRRPADVPDDTEGFTALAQARADSAGDVTSTAQIAGKGAYRLRACEVVPGVVLVSAAPMAEIEDTMDQLITVQVIAFTVALLALVVFGRILLRRGLKPLSDMAHTAHGIASHDLTESAARLPLRADRSGGGPEVEELRTAFNTMLEHIDDSLAVRAEAEQRLRRFVADASHELRTPLMSVRGYADLFQYAAANVPEERDRHLARLRSEAARMGVLLDDLLLLARLDAAEVDAPLRLEPCDLADLARQAAHAFRAAHSGHPLTLDAGSRPLPLSLDPVRIRQVLDNLLTNAAVHTPTGTRVSLTVGLTPEAARVVVADTGPGIADADQSRIFDRFYRVDKARSRESGGSGLGLAVARSLVAAHGGTLTLRSEPGATAFALELPRAEL from the coding sequence ATGAGCGCGCGACTGCGCGACACGTACGGCAGACTCCGCCTCGGAACCCGGCTCGCGCTCGGCCTCGGCGTGCTGTCGCTCGTGGCGTTCGCCGTCCTCGGCACGGCCCTGACCGCGTACATGCGCGACTACCTGGGACACCAACAGGTCGCCCAGCTGAAGCTCGTACAGAACATCCAGGCCAAGGACGCCGCCCAGCACGGCACGGTCAAACGACAGCCGTACTACGGCTGGTACACGGCCGTGTACGACGTCCGCGACGGCACGGCGGCGCTGCGCCGGCCCGCCGACGTGCCGGACGACACCGAAGGGTTCACCGCCCTCGCCCAGGCGCGCGCCGACTCCGCAGGCGATGTGACGAGCACCGCGCAGATCGCCGGGAAGGGCGCCTACCGGCTGCGGGCCTGCGAGGTCGTGCCCGGAGTCGTCCTGGTCAGCGCCGCCCCGATGGCGGAGATCGAGGACACGATGGACCAGCTGATCACGGTCCAGGTGATCGCCTTCACGGTCGCCCTGCTTGCCCTCGTCGTCTTCGGGCGGATCCTGCTGCGACGCGGCCTGAAACCGCTCAGCGACATGGCGCACACCGCCCACGGCATCGCCTCGCACGACCTCACCGAGTCGGCGGCCCGCCTGCCGCTGCGCGCCGACCGGTCCGGCGGCGGACCCGAGGTCGAGGAGCTGCGCACCGCCTTCAACACCATGCTGGAGCACATCGACGACTCCCTGGCCGTGCGCGCCGAGGCCGAGCAGCGGCTGCGCCGCTTCGTCGCCGACGCCTCGCACGAACTGCGCACCCCGCTGATGTCGGTACGCGGCTACGCCGACCTGTTCCAGTACGCAGCCGCCAACGTCCCCGAGGAGCGCGACAGGCACCTCGCCCGACTGCGCTCCGAAGCCGCCCGCATGGGCGTCCTCCTCGACGACCTGCTGCTGCTCGCCCGGCTCGACGCCGCGGAGGTGGACGCGCCGCTGCGCCTGGAACCGTGCGATCTGGCGGACCTCGCCCGGCAGGCCGCCCACGCCTTCCGCGCCGCCCACTCCGGCCATCCGCTCACCCTCGACGCCGGGTCCCGACCGCTGCCCCTGAGCCTCGACCCCGTCCGCATCCGCCAGGTGCTCGACAACCTGCTCACCAACGCGGCCGTCCACACGCCCACGGGGACACGCGTGTCCCTGACGGTGGGCCTGACGCCGGAGGCCGCCCGGGTGGTCGTGGCCGACACGGGGCCCGGCATCGCGGACGCCGACCAGAGCCGGATCTTCGACCGCTTCTACCGGGTGGACAAGGCCCGCAGCCGCGAGAGCGGCGGCAGCGGTCTCGGCCTCGCGGTGGCACGCTCCCTGGTGGCAGCGCACGGCGGCACCCTGACCCTGCGCAGCGAACCGGGCGCCACCGCCTTCGCCCTGGAACTCCCGCGCGCGGAGCTCTAG
- a CDS encoding FMN-binding protein, giving the protein MTLTAGRITAVRALKAPPHPQTTAALPKLVEATLEAQSADIDAVTGATITSDGYRESLQAALDLKSGA; this is encoded by the coding sequence GTGACACTCACCGCGGGCCGGATCACTGCGGTCCGGGCCCTCAAGGCGCCCCCGCACCCGCAGACCACGGCGGCCCTCCCGAAGCTGGTCGAGGCGACTCTCGAAGCGCAGAGCGCCGACATCGACGCGGTGACGGGGGCCACGATCACCAGCGACGGCTACCGGGAATCCCTCCAGGCGGCCCTCGATCTGAAGAGCGGCGCCTGA
- a CDS encoding response regulator transcription factor, producing MEKIRVLVVDDDPPIADLVATVARYEGWDAVTANSGREALRLAADLPPDIVVLDLMLPDIDGFGVLDGLRAAGTMVPVVFLTARDTVADRVAGLTRGGDDYLVKPFAVEELMARLRTVLRRSAGPGFERSVLRVSDLTMDEDTREVRRGEDRLTLTPTEYEVLRYLMRKSPTVLTKAQILDHVWEYGFGGRSNVVELVVSRLRRKLDATGSPLIHTVRGFGYVVREIAV from the coding sequence GTGGAGAAGATACGCGTGCTGGTGGTGGACGACGACCCTCCGATCGCCGACCTCGTCGCGACGGTCGCCCGCTACGAGGGCTGGGACGCCGTCACGGCCAACTCGGGGAGGGAAGCGCTGCGGCTGGCCGCCGATCTTCCCCCGGACATCGTCGTCCTGGACCTGATGCTGCCCGACATCGACGGATTCGGCGTGCTCGACGGGCTGCGCGCGGCCGGGACGATGGTCCCCGTGGTCTTCCTCACCGCGCGCGACACCGTCGCCGACCGGGTCGCGGGGCTGACCCGCGGCGGTGACGACTACCTGGTCAAGCCGTTCGCCGTGGAGGAGCTGATGGCCCGGCTGCGCACCGTGCTGCGGCGCAGCGCCGGGCCGGGATTCGAGCGGTCCGTCCTGCGCGTCTCCGATCTGACGATGGACGAGGACACACGGGAAGTACGGCGCGGAGAAGACCGGTTGACGCTCACCCCGACCGAGTACGAGGTGCTGCGCTACCTCATGCGCAAGTCGCCGACCGTGCTCACCAAGGCACAGATCCTCGACCACGTGTGGGAGTACGGCTTCGGCGGCCGCTCCAACGTCGTGGAGCTGGTCGTCAGCCGGCTGCGCCGCAAGCTCGACGCCACCGGCAGCCCGCTGATCCACACCGTGCGCGGCTTCGGCTACGTGGTCAGGGAGATCGCCGTATGA
- a CDS encoding ferredoxin reductase family protein has product MTAAVPATSAPPSPTPAPPVPPSALRPRVVARAGLYALLAANAAAVAYFFSQAGFASNALIVLGRLFGLYGALFMAFQLLLVARLPWLDRRVGMDRLTAWHRVTGFGLLWTLVGHGVFITFGYAQSSSLGPVDQLIHLAETTEGVLRAIVAMVLILVVGGASARWARRRLAYETWHFIHLYTYVAVVLAFTHQVAAGTTFTTSPTATAYWYGLWGCALGAVFAGRVALPLRRNLRHRLRVSAVVPESDHVVSVYLTGRDLDRLPALAGQFFLWRFLTKDRWWQANPYSLSAAPDGTHLRLTVKASGAGSASLRHLEPGTRVFAEGPYGAFTTLHRTRPNTLLIAGGVGITPIRALMEELHGHAVLVYRVSAPQDAVLYGELRELAAAKGASLHVISGPPAPDPLAPDALSALVPDLAERDIYVCGPPGMTDAVLRGLRTLGVPKRQVHFERFSLAG; this is encoded by the coding sequence GTGACCGCTGCCGTCCCCGCGACATCCGCGCCGCCGTCCCCGACGCCGGCACCGCCCGTTCCCCCCTCGGCGCTGCGCCCCCGGGTGGTGGCCCGAGCCGGCCTGTACGCCCTGCTCGCCGCGAACGCGGCGGCTGTCGCGTACTTCTTCTCCCAGGCGGGCTTTGCCTCCAACGCACTGATCGTGCTCGGCCGTCTCTTCGGCCTCTACGGCGCCCTGTTCATGGCCTTCCAGCTGCTGCTCGTCGCCCGGCTGCCGTGGCTCGACCGCCGCGTCGGCATGGACCGTCTCACCGCCTGGCACCGCGTCACCGGTTTCGGGCTGCTGTGGACGCTGGTCGGCCACGGCGTCTTCATCACCTTCGGCTACGCCCAGTCCTCCTCGCTCGGCCCGGTCGACCAGCTGATCCATCTGGCCGAGACCACGGAGGGCGTGCTGCGGGCGATCGTCGCGATGGTCCTCATCCTGGTCGTCGGAGGGGCCTCGGCCCGTTGGGCGCGGCGTCGACTCGCCTACGAGACCTGGCACTTCATCCACCTCTACACCTACGTCGCGGTGGTCCTCGCCTTCACCCACCAGGTCGCGGCGGGCACCACGTTCACCACGTCGCCGACCGCCACCGCGTACTGGTACGGCCTGTGGGGCTGCGCGCTCGGCGCGGTGTTCGCCGGCCGCGTCGCGCTCCCCCTCCGACGGAACCTCCGGCACCGGCTGCGCGTGTCGGCGGTCGTGCCCGAGTCCGACCACGTCGTCTCCGTCTACCTGACGGGCCGCGACCTCGACCGGCTCCCTGCCCTCGCCGGCCAGTTCTTCCTGTGGCGGTTCCTGACGAAGGACCGCTGGTGGCAGGCGAACCCGTACTCCCTGTCGGCCGCTCCCGACGGCACCCACCTGCGGCTGACGGTGAAGGCGTCCGGCGCGGGGTCCGCGTCCCTGCGCCACCTGGAGCCGGGGACCCGGGTCTTCGCCGAAGGCCCCTACGGCGCCTTCACCACGCTCCACCGCACCCGTCCGAACACCCTGCTGATCGCGGGCGGTGTCGGCATCACCCCGATCCGCGCGCTCATGGAGGAGCTGCACGGCCATGCCGTGCTCGTCTACCGCGTCTCCGCCCCGCAGGACGCGGTCCTCTACGGCGAACTGCGGGAGCTCGCCGCCGCCAAGGGCGCGTCGCTGCATGTGATCAGCGGCCCGCCGGCCCCCGACCCGCTGGCGCCGGACGCGCTGTCCGCGCTCGTCCCCGACCTCGCCGAACGCGACATCTACGTCTGCGGCCCGCCCGGCATGACCGATGCCGTACTGCGCGGCCTGCGCACACTCGGCGTACCCAAGCGGCAGGTCCACTTCGAACGCTTCAGCCTGGCCGGCTGA
- a CDS encoding xanthine dehydrogenase family protein molybdopterin-binding subunit, producing MAGDVVGQALSRVDARLKVTGAATYAAEHRLEGLLYGVIVNGTAARGRVSGIATDAARAHPGVLHVLTDFSSLKLAHSSTELVFYGQPIAVVVATTAEAAAHGASLVETAYDRQPATTDLDDPRATSVTAPSNPDYSRGDPDGAFGSAEAKVDLEFTISRENHNPIELPSTIARWEGGKLTLWDKSQWVQGAARTVAGALGVPEQDVRVHCEYVGGGFGSAIRAYDHVILAAFAARQAGRPVKVVLSRRQFFYGTGYRPASRQRLALGAGTTGRIDSLIYEVRTETSRYEQYQEGLTDLPKFLYGVPHTQTRYRLTAIDTQSPASMRGPGVVSSAFALETAVDQLAHDLGIDPIELRLRNEPTRDEVTRLPFSTRRLRECYELGARRFGWARRGAALGGRTDGDLLIGMGMATAAYHNNRREVGSRARVDADGTATVATATSDMGPGTTTSVMQVAADALGLPARQVTFRLGDSAYPVAPPHAGATTMASVGSAAHSSCTALRNKFIGMAVADTASPLYRADPAKVAVGDGRLTSGENGAADTYRAILGRAGLPGLEATATWGPGDTDTRISTYGYGAVFAEVSVDPLLGLVRIRRMFAAYDVGRVVSPKLAHSQAIGGMVGGIGMALLEGTVTDHRDGRIVNAGLADYLVPVNADVPELDAAFIDTEDPLADPIGVKGLGEITIVGVPAAIGNAIFNATGKRLTDLPIRLEALL from the coding sequence ATGGCCGGCGACGTCGTGGGGCAGGCGCTCTCACGCGTCGACGCCCGGCTCAAGGTCACGGGGGCCGCCACGTACGCCGCCGAGCACCGCCTGGAAGGTCTGCTGTACGGCGTCATCGTCAACGGCACCGCGGCCCGCGGCAGGGTCTCCGGCATCGCCACGGACGCGGCCCGCGCCCATCCCGGCGTCCTGCACGTCCTTACCGACTTCAGCTCCTTGAAGCTCGCCCACTCCTCGACCGAGCTGGTGTTCTACGGCCAGCCGATCGCCGTCGTGGTCGCCACGACGGCGGAGGCTGCCGCCCACGGCGCGTCCCTCGTCGAGACGGCCTACGACCGGCAGCCCGCCACCACCGATCTCGACGACCCCCGCGCAACATCGGTCACGGCGCCGTCGAACCCTGACTACAGCCGTGGCGACCCTGACGGTGCCTTCGGATCGGCGGAGGCCAAGGTGGACCTCGAGTTCACCATCAGCCGGGAGAACCACAACCCGATCGAGCTGCCCTCGACCATCGCCCGGTGGGAAGGCGGCAAGCTCACGCTCTGGGACAAGTCCCAGTGGGTCCAGGGCGCGGCCCGCACCGTGGCCGGCGCGCTCGGCGTCCCCGAACAGGACGTCCGGGTGCACTGCGAGTACGTCGGCGGCGGGTTCGGCAGCGCGATCCGCGCCTACGACCACGTCATCCTGGCCGCGTTCGCGGCGCGGCAGGCCGGACGACCCGTCAAGGTCGTCCTGTCGAGGCGCCAGTTCTTCTACGGCACCGGCTACCGGCCCGCCAGCCGGCAGCGCCTCGCGCTCGGGGCCGGCACGACGGGACGCATCGACAGCCTCATCTACGAGGTCCGCACGGAGACTTCGCGCTACGAGCAGTACCAGGAGGGGCTCACCGACCTGCCGAAGTTCCTCTACGGTGTCCCCCACACGCAGACCCGGTACCGGCTCACCGCCATCGACACCCAGTCGCCGGCGTCCATGCGCGGCCCGGGCGTCGTGAGCAGCGCCTTCGCCCTCGAAACCGCCGTGGACCAACTGGCGCACGACCTGGGCATCGATCCCATCGAGCTGAGGCTCCGCAACGAACCCACCCGGGACGAGGTGACGCGCCTGCCCTTCTCCACTCGCCGGTTGCGCGAGTGCTATGAACTCGGTGCCCGCCGCTTCGGGTGGGCGCGGCGGGGTGCAGCACTCGGCGGCCGCACGGACGGCGACCTGCTGATCGGCATGGGCATGGCCACCGCCGCGTACCACAACAACCGCCGCGAGGTCGGCTCGCGCGCTCGGGTCGACGCGGACGGAACGGCGACGGTGGCGACGGCGACCAGCGACATGGGACCGGGCACGACGACCTCCGTCATGCAGGTCGCCGCAGACGCGCTCGGCCTGCCCGCGCGGCAGGTCACCTTCCGGCTGGGGGACTCGGCCTACCCGGTCGCTCCGCCGCACGCCGGCGCCACCACCATGGCGAGCGTGGGGTCCGCGGCCCACAGCTCCTGCACGGCCCTGCGGAACAAGTTCATCGGCATGGCGGTGGCGGACACCGCCTCGCCCCTGTACCGGGCCGATCCCGCCAAGGTGGCGGTCGGTGACGGCCGGCTCACCTCCGGGGAGAACGGCGCCGCCGACACCTATCGCGCGATCCTGGGCCGCGCCGGCCTGCCCGGCCTGGAGGCAACCGCCACCTGGGGGCCCGGCGACACCGACACGAGGATCTCCACTTACGGCTACGGCGCCGTCTTCGCCGAGGTGTCGGTGGATCCGCTCCTCGGGCTCGTCCGGATCCGCCGGATGTTCGCGGCCTACGACGTGGGCCGCGTGGTCAGCCCCAAACTGGCCCACAGCCAGGCCATCGGGGGCATGGTGGGCGGGATCGGGATGGCCCTCCTGGAGGGCACGGTCACGGACCACCGCGACGGCCGGATCGTCAACGCGGGCCTGGCCGACTACCTGGTCCCGGTCAACGCCGACGTTCCCGAGCTGGATGCCGCGTTCATCGACACCGAGGACCCCCTGGCGGATCCCATCGGGGTCAAGGGACTGGGGGAGATCACCATCGTGGGAGTCCCGGCCGCCATCGGGAACGCGATCTTCAACGCCACCGGCAAACGCCTGACGGACCTGCCCATCAGACTGGAGGCGCTGCTCTGA
- a CDS encoding LysR family transcriptional regulator, whose product MELRTLEYFVAVAEERSFTRAAARCHVVQPAISQQIQALEKELGEPLFERRPRQVVLTSGGAALLPHARACLAAAASAVREFADRSGLLSGSFALGTVGGLEGTIVPRLLGEYHRRYPRVAVKLLGASSPSLLAKVRAGEIDAAVVAGPPDGEPAGVASRVLLEDRIVAVLPAGSRPADRPMTLDEAVRNPVISYSPESGVHAYIREAFAEQALRLDIAYATNDVALQVALVAEGIGVALTSHASPVLTADPRFVVVPLEPAIRLRKVFVWRVGTRQSAPLRAYLDLWTELSHRPGA is encoded by the coding sequence ATGGAGCTCCGTACACTTGAGTATTTCGTCGCGGTGGCGGAGGAGCGGTCGTTCACCAGGGCGGCGGCCCGGTGCCATGTCGTGCAGCCCGCGATCAGTCAGCAGATCCAGGCCCTGGAGAAGGAGTTGGGCGAGCCGCTGTTCGAACGGCGGCCCCGGCAGGTGGTTCTCACCTCCGGCGGCGCCGCCCTGTTGCCGCACGCCCGCGCCTGCCTGGCGGCGGCCGCGTCGGCCGTCCGGGAGTTCGCCGACCGTTCCGGTCTGCTCAGCGGCTCGTTCGCGTTGGGGACCGTCGGCGGGCTGGAGGGCACCATCGTTCCCCGGCTGCTCGGGGAGTACCACCGCCGGTACCCGAGGGTCGCGGTGAAACTCCTCGGGGCGTCGAGCCCGTCTCTCCTCGCGAAGGTGCGTGCCGGGGAGATCGACGCGGCCGTGGTCGCGGGACCGCCGGACGGTGAGCCCGCCGGCGTCGCGTCGCGGGTGCTCCTGGAGGACCGGATCGTTGCCGTCCTCCCGGCCGGAAGCCGGCCAGCGGACCGTCCGATGACCCTCGACGAGGCGGTCCGGAACCCGGTCATCAGCTACAGCCCCGAGAGCGGAGTGCACGCGTACATCCGGGAGGCCTTCGCCGAGCAGGCGCTGCGGTTGGACATCGCGTACGCGACGAACGACGTCGCCCTCCAGGTCGCGCTGGTCGCGGAGGGGATCGGTGTCGCCCTGACCTCCCACGCGAGTCCCGTTCTCACCGCCGACCCGCGGTTCGTCGTCGTGCCGCTGGAGCCCGCCATCCGGTTGCGGAAGGTGTTCGTCTGGCGCGTGGGAACCCGGCAGAGTGCGCCGTTGCGGGCCTATCTCGACCTGTGGACGGAGCTGTCCCACCGACCGGGGGCGTGA
- a CDS encoding FAD-dependent monooxygenase, translating to MRVTVVGGGIAGLTCALSLHAAGFEPQVHEAARTVEAVGVGINLLPHAVRELSELGLGDKLASAALPPRRLSYRDRTGEVVWEEPLGRAAGYHWPQYSVHRGRLQMLLLAAVRERLGPDAVRTGLLFQRFEETAGGVRARFLDRSSGLPVVEDADVLVGADGIGSAVRAQLYPDENVPRWNGVHMWRGVAPHPPVLDGRSIVVAGGTPGEKFVAYPIEDAATAGGEALMNWVLEVRHGPSAPPPDGTARRITAAEARSGLSSWNLPWIDVVTLAERSSAIFEYPMIDRDPLPRWSFGRVTLLGDAAHPMFPMGMNGGSQSVVDTRVLAWCLARENDPVTALRRYDRVRRPAVNAVVLANRNLGPEEIIARTEAHGGALPAGQAETIATGYRKLTRATVVQVNTHSSWTVPRGATDPAH from the coding sequence ATGCGAGTGACCGTGGTCGGCGGAGGCATCGCCGGGCTGACCTGTGCTCTGAGCCTGCACGCCGCCGGCTTCGAGCCACAGGTGCACGAGGCGGCACGGACGGTCGAAGCGGTCGGCGTGGGGATCAACCTGTTGCCGCACGCCGTCCGGGAGCTCTCCGAACTCGGCCTCGGCGACAAGCTGGCCTCCGCCGCGTTGCCCCCGCGTCGGCTGAGCTATCGCGACCGGACGGGCGAGGTGGTCTGGGAGGAGCCGCTGGGACGGGCGGCCGGCTACCACTGGCCGCAGTACTCCGTCCACCGCGGCCGGCTGCAGATGCTGCTGCTCGCGGCCGTACGGGAGCGCCTGGGCCCGGACGCGGTCCGCACCGGCCTGCTGTTCCAGCGGTTCGAGGAGACCGCGGGCGGCGTCCGAGCCCGCTTCCTGGACCGGTCGAGCGGGCTACCGGTGGTCGAGGACGCAGACGTGCTGGTCGGCGCCGACGGCATCGGCTCCGCCGTCCGCGCCCAGCTCTACCCGGACGAGAACGTCCCGCGGTGGAACGGCGTCCACATGTGGCGTGGCGTCGCACCCCACCCGCCCGTCCTCGACGGCCGTTCGATCGTGGTGGCCGGGGGCACCCCTGGCGAGAAGTTCGTCGCCTACCCGATCGAGGACGCGGCGACCGCCGGCGGCGAGGCCCTGATGAACTGGGTGCTGGAGGTTCGGCATGGACCTTCCGCCCCTCCCCCGGACGGCACCGCCCGTCGCATCACGGCAGCAGAGGCTCGCTCCGGGCTGTCGTCCTGGAACCTGCCGTGGATCGACGTCGTGACGCTCGCCGAGCGCTCCTCAGCGATCTTCGAGTACCCGATGATCGACCGCGATCCCCTGCCGCGCTGGAGCTTCGGACGCGTCACGCTGCTCGGAGACGCCGCACACCCGATGTTCCCCATGGGCATGAACGGCGGATCGCAGTCCGTCGTCGACACGCGTGTACTGGCCTGGTGCCTGGCCCGGGAGAACGACCCCGTGACCGCACTCCGCCGCTACGACCGGGTGCGCCGGCCGGCCGTCAACGCGGTGGTGCTGGCCAACCGGAACCTCGGACCGGAAGAGATCATCGCGCGAACCGAGGCCCACGGCGGGGCACTGCCCGCCGGGCAGGCCGAGACGATCGCGACCGGCTACCGGAAGCTGACCCGGGCCACCGTGGTCCAGGTCAACACCCACTCGTCCTGGACGGTCCCGCGCGGGGCCACGGATCCGGCGCACTGA
- a CDS encoding FAD binding domain-containing protein, which translates to MYPFVFSKAATESAALAAGADGARYIAGGTTLVDLMRETVERPSRLVDINGLPYRDITVSSEGLRVGALVRMSELAAHPDVRSHYPVIAQSLELGAFAQLRNMASIGGNLMQRPRCPYFRDVYSACNRRSPGTGCDAVDGDNRMQAVLGGSAHCVATHPSDLAVALVALDAVVHLRSTAGTRAVPVAEFFLRPGNTPHREQDLRPGELITSVHVPAGPHTRRSGYLKVRDRQSYEFALASAAVALDIRGSVIRGARVAVGGVATVPWRLPRVERALVGARPGRATWTEAAARAADGARALSGNAFKIRLLERTVRRQLTTIGGL; encoded by the coding sequence GTGTACCCCTTCGTCTTCAGCAAGGCGGCGACCGAGAGCGCCGCGCTGGCCGCCGGAGCCGACGGCGCCCGCTACATCGCGGGCGGCACCACACTCGTCGACCTGATGCGTGAGACTGTCGAACGCCCCTCCCGCCTGGTCGACATCAACGGTCTCCCGTACCGGGACATCACCGTGTCCTCCGAAGGCCTGCGGGTGGGTGCCCTGGTCCGGATGAGCGAACTCGCCGCGCATCCGGACGTACGCTCGCATTACCCCGTCATCGCGCAGTCACTGGAACTGGGCGCCTTCGCGCAGCTGCGCAACATGGCCTCCATCGGCGGGAACCTCATGCAGCGCCCCCGGTGCCCCTACTTCCGGGACGTGTACTCGGCGTGCAACCGGCGGTCGCCCGGCACGGGGTGCGACGCCGTCGACGGCGACAACCGGATGCAAGCGGTCCTGGGAGGCAGCGCGCACTGTGTGGCCACACACCCGTCGGACCTCGCCGTGGCTCTCGTGGCCCTGGACGCCGTCGTCCATCTGCGGAGCACGGCGGGTACCCGCGCGGTCCCGGTCGCGGAGTTCTTCCTGCGGCCGGGGAACACCCCGCACCGGGAACAGGATCTGAGGCCGGGTGAACTCATCACCTCCGTACACGTCCCCGCCGGCCCCCATACCCGGCGGTCGGGGTACCTCAAGGTCAGGGACCGCCAGTCGTACGAATTCGCCCTCGCGTCGGCGGCGGTGGCACTCGACATCAGAGGCAGTGTGATCCGGGGCGCTCGCGTCGCCGTCGGCGGCGTCGCCACCGTGCCGTGGCGGCTGCCGCGGGTGGAACGGGCGCTGGTGGGCGCGCGTCCCGGCCGCGCGACGTGGACGGAGGCGGCCGCCCGTGCCGCTGACGGCGCGCGGGCACTGTCCGGCAACGCGTTCAAGATCCGGCTCCTGGAGCGGACCGTGCGCCGGCAGTTGACGACGATCGGAGGACTGTGA